One part of the Oscillatoria sp. FACHB-1406 genome encodes these proteins:
- a CDS encoding CRISPR-associated protein Csc3: MVGFFDKKEAQSLDERYFYEVRPRLYELHAQHAQYGTREGRTLAEHLDSACQFVLTASKIAKTPEDKRACLLAATAVHDLNKLTDDGRNVKTLARDRTFLKEQLAAACVSEFAKTEEDLELIRRIIERHSGHNTSDGIRFLPENPDIKRWAAMLIGGDLFDLGIDKATRIRKVENELTVALNRPIQLFEVTLSADRGYLTSLLLSACEEVLRARDLQILAINPDGLIFIGEAFPAEDISPSIARTWQKKIDRVFGGNVEQLLKATKDGIKIDSQAIQQNPEATLEEVDKLLLRKANGYKFDKVAETIKKYSQDAGEDAVAAALAVGLEPISNAEEFAISEGLKTAYLSYRAAGISTKEVWARIAERVGITPEQRSALEPFNPQYGRCLFAAKAVISGLDSVYATLEDSFQLRQTEDSEVSTELVDAVRQLLSFPTATNWRGYEELTAYVEANPRQRCSLGTTSQHVGELSSPKMPPATKVQAFSNRLPGGMIAEPKRRAANLLALGYQLMAVGANFPKTVKNDPLYLHFSLPKGASPELRAIWQKFLQQTAEVNEDGAVTVDELQLYRDNIKVFKANKVVGLALPKRAEFINSTVTIPTIWGEVNNSVALLKSLRLALEMSLALEFGFPFILSANLEVEPTWNAFGSVEGIPSSLQPLLGNGQYCRDGHLSEKNRKKVLTAERVLERLRCLGKLAVSVASLQKKDDCLYDLAKAATRPLNFYYVLLRWILREQDDPNLEAIWTRIRKPLNTLLESLMSEEHEQISRYLKQAAHLAVVGKLWGSSYRRTAQTEPFSDFIKAVKLRKPHMDWETIFAALSQQYHTRLDRIREHGVGATKYEQVKAFYDVLRKFFHDIYQERPERLLADSKTLEAAYLFFLKEAQQQAKAELEKSGEIKSSEAKS; encoded by the coding sequence ATGGTTGGTTTCTTCGACAAAAAAGAAGCTCAAAGCTTAGACGAGCGGTATTTCTACGAAGTTCGCCCTCGACTTTATGAATTACACGCCCAACACGCCCAATATGGAACTCGTGAAGGACGCACGCTAGCAGAACATTTGGATTCTGCCTGCCAGTTCGTGCTGACAGCGAGTAAAATTGCTAAAACGCCTGAAGATAAACGAGCTTGTCTGTTAGCTGCTACCGCTGTCCACGATTTAAATAAGTTAACTGATGATGGTCGGAATGTAAAAACTTTAGCGCGCGATCGCACCTTTCTCAAAGAACAACTCGCCGCTGCTTGCGTTAGTGAATTTGCCAAAACAGAAGAAGACCTCGAATTGATTCGGCGGATTATCGAGCGTCATTCCGGTCATAATACTAGCGACGGAATACGTTTTTTGCCCGAAAATCCAGATATTAAGCGCTGGGCAGCTATGTTAATTGGCGGTGACTTATTCGATCTAGGTATTGATAAAGCCACGCGAATTCGTAAGGTTGAAAATGAATTGACCGTTGCTTTAAACCGTCCGATTCAACTCTTTGAAGTGACCTTATCTGCCGATCGAGGATACTTGACTTCTCTACTGCTATCTGCGTGCGAAGAAGTATTACGCGCTCGCGATTTACAGATTCTCGCGATTAACCCCGATGGACTCATCTTTATCGGTGAAGCTTTCCCCGCAGAAGATATTTCTCCATCAATCGCCCGAACGTGGCAAAAAAAGATAGATCGCGTCTTTGGAGGCAATGTCGAGCAACTGTTAAAAGCAACAAAAGACGGAATAAAAATAGATTCGCAAGCCATCCAACAAAACCCAGAAGCAACCCTTGAAGAAGTCGATAAACTGCTTCTTCGCAAAGCAAACGGCTACAAATTTGACAAAGTAGCAGAAACAATTAAGAAATATAGTCAGGATGCGGGAGAAGATGCTGTCGCTGCTGCTCTTGCTGTTGGGCTAGAACCGATATCCAACGCCGAAGAATTTGCCATTTCCGAAGGACTCAAGACTGCTTATTTAAGCTACCGCGCTGCCGGAATTAGCACCAAAGAAGTTTGGGCGAGAATTGCCGAGCGTGTTGGCATAACACCAGAGCAACGTAGCGCGTTAGAACCTTTTAACCCGCAGTACGGACGTTGTTTATTTGCAGCGAAAGCAGTAATTAGTGGTTTGGATTCTGTATACGCTACCTTAGAAGATTCTTTTCAACTGAGACAGACAGAAGACAGTGAAGTATCGACAGAGTTAGTTGATGCCGTTCGACAACTGTTGAGCTTTCCTACCGCGACAAATTGGCGGGGTTATGAAGAATTAACCGCTTATGTTGAAGCCAATCCTCGCCAGCGTTGTTCCTTGGGTACAACCTCACAACACGTCGGAGAATTAAGTTCTCCTAAAATGCCACCTGCGACAAAGGTTCAAGCTTTTTCCAATCGTCTGCCTGGAGGAATGATTGCCGAACCCAAACGGAGGGCAGCTAATTTATTAGCCCTAGGCTACCAGCTAATGGCAGTAGGAGCAAATTTCCCCAAAACTGTAAAAAATGACCCTTTATACCTTCATTTTTCCTTACCGAAGGGAGCGAGTCCCGAATTGAGAGCAATTTGGCAAAAGTTTTTGCAACAGACAGCAGAGGTTAATGAGGATGGAGCAGTAACAGTTGACGAACTACAACTTTATCGCGATAACATTAAAGTGTTCAAGGCGAATAAAGTGGTTGGCTTAGCCTTACCCAAACGTGCGGAGTTTATTAATTCGACAGTAACGATTCCAACGATTTGGGGAGAAGTGAACAACTCAGTAGCGCTGCTGAAATCGCTTCGCCTTGCTTTAGAGATGAGTTTAGCCTTAGAATTCGGCTTCCCTTTTATTTTAAGTGCGAACTTAGAAGTTGAGCCAACTTGGAATGCGTTTGGAAGCGTTGAAGGCATTCCTTCATCTTTACAACCTCTCTTGGGTAACGGACAATATTGCCGCGATGGGCATTTATCAGAGAAAAACAGAAAAAAAGTTTTGACAGCAGAACGAGTTTTAGAGCGGTTGCGCTGCCTTGGAAAACTTGCTGTTTCTGTAGCAAGCCTTCAGAAAAAAGATGATTGCTTATATGACTTAGCAAAGGCAGCTACTCGCCCACTCAATTTTTATTACGTTCTACTGCGTTGGATTTTGCGAGAACAAGACGATCCTAACTTAGAGGCAATCTGGACTCGCATTCGTAAACCTTTGAATACTTTATTGGAGAGTTTAATGTCAGAAGAACATGAACAAATTTCAAGATATCTTAAGCAAGCTGCTCATTTAGCTGTTGTCGGTAAGCTGTGGGGAAGTTCATATCGAAGAACGGCTCAAACAGAACCCTTTTCGGATTTTATAAAGGCAGTCAAGTTGCGTAAACCTCATATGGACTGGGAGACAATTTTTGCTGCCCTCTCTCAGCAGTATCATACCCGACTCGATCGAATTCGCGAACATGGTGTAGGAGCAACGAAGTACGAACAAGTCAAAGCTTTTTATGATGTACTCAGAAAATTTTTTCATGATATTTACCAAGAGCGCCCAGAGCGCTTGCTCGCAGACAGCAAGA
- a CDS encoding WYL domain-containing protein: protein MPRKKETITLSIPPGTKEKLEAIAARLGIYWGKSPSISGLLAAIAQEEVEVGKPFTLNHSQVKALRQAIANSIDAGHIESAQILMLLLLDRGNLEAPLRQSLLQQVGQPIEAWRIRVNQLIEAKQPFHLSYRNSQEQTLEYTVRCAKVIQYEKRTYLQVWCEETEDSTDLPELRHNRCLRFDRILSMIPLTGEWREQLDSIKVYLHFRGWLVRAYEPKPDDIENEVIGEVRQVIRKVSNPFWLIREVIRYGKDCEIVAPPAMRDRFIGELKTLCQRYNLDLRPETPDD from the coding sequence ATGCCCCGCAAGAAAGAAACGATTACACTGTCAATTCCGCCCGGAACCAAGGAAAAGCTAGAGGCGATCGCGGCCCGTCTCGGCATCTATTGGGGCAAAAGCCCTAGCATTTCTGGGCTGCTCGCCGCGATCGCGCAAGAAGAGGTTGAAGTCGGCAAACCCTTTACACTCAACCATTCCCAGGTCAAGGCTCTGCGCCAAGCGATCGCGAACTCGATCGATGCCGGTCATATCGAATCCGCCCAAATTCTAATGCTACTCCTCCTCGATCGCGGAAACTTAGAAGCCCCACTCAGACAGAGCTTGCTGCAACAAGTCGGTCAGCCGATCGAAGCATGGCGAATTAGAGTCAATCAACTGATTGAAGCCAAACAGCCCTTTCACTTGTCCTACCGCAATTCTCAGGAACAGACTTTAGAATATACAGTCCGCTGCGCTAAGGTCATCCAGTACGAAAAGCGAACGTACTTACAAGTTTGGTGCGAGGAAACGGAGGATAGCACTGACTTGCCCGAACTGCGGCACAATCGCTGCTTGCGCTTCGATCGCATTCTCTCAATGATTCCACTGACAGGCGAGTGGCGCGAACAACTCGACTCCATAAAAGTGTACTTACATTTTCGCGGTTGGTTGGTCAGAGCTTACGAACCCAAACCCGACGATATTGAAAATGAGGTTATCGGTGAAGTGCGCCAGGTGATTCGCAAAGTCTCTAATCCTTTCTGGCTGATTCGCGAAGTGATTCGTTACGGTAAGGATTGCGAAATTGTTGCGCCCCCGGCAATGCGCGATCGCTTCATCGGCGAACTCAAAACCCTCTGCCAGCGTTACAACCTCGATTTACGCCCCGAAACGCCAGATGATTAG
- a CDS encoding citrate synthase produces MSAPVCEYIPGLANVPAAQSGISYVDGQNGLLEYRGIRIEELAAKSSFLETAFLLIWGYLPGVEELRAFEREVCQHRRIKYHIRDMMKCFPETGHPMDALQTSAAALGLFYSRRALDDPQYIREAVVRLLAKIPTMVAAFKMMRKGNDPVQPNDTLDYAANFLYMLTEQVPDPLAAKVFDVCLMLHAEHTINASTFSAMVTASTLTDPYAVVASAVGTLAGPLHGGANEEVVFMLEEIGSVKNVRPYVEKLIETKSKIMGFGHRVYKVKDPRATILQELAEQLFAKTGYDESYDIAVELERVVEEKLGHKGIYANVDFYSGLVYRKLGIPTDLFTPIFAIARVAGWLAHWREQIRENRIFRPTQIYVGDHNQSYLPIEER; encoded by the coding sequence ATGAGCGCACCCGTTTGTGAGTATATTCCTGGTTTAGCTAACGTTCCCGCCGCTCAATCGGGTATTAGTTATGTAGACGGCCAGAACGGCTTATTAGAATATCGCGGTATCCGCATTGAGGAACTAGCAGCAAAAAGCAGTTTCCTCGAAACCGCCTTCCTGTTGATTTGGGGCTATTTGCCCGGAGTGGAAGAACTCCGCGCCTTTGAACGCGAAGTTTGCCAGCACCGACGCATTAAGTACCACATCCGAGACATGATGAAGTGCTTCCCGGAAACCGGACATCCGATGGATGCACTGCAAACATCCGCCGCCGCTTTAGGGCTATTTTATTCCCGCCGTGCTTTAGACGATCCTCAATACATCCGAGAAGCTGTTGTGCGCTTGCTGGCAAAAATTCCCACAATGGTTGCGGCGTTTAAAATGATGCGGAAAGGCAACGACCCGGTACAACCCAATGATACCTTGGATTACGCGGCGAACTTCCTGTATATGCTCACCGAGCAAGTTCCCGATCCTCTAGCTGCTAAGGTTTTTGATGTGTGTTTAATGCTTCACGCCGAACACACGATTAATGCTTCGACTTTCAGCGCGATGGTGACGGCTTCGACGCTCACAGATCCTTATGCAGTCGTCGCTTCAGCGGTCGGAACCCTCGCCGGACCGCTCCACGGCGGAGCGAATGAAGAAGTCGTGTTCATGCTCGAAGAGATTGGTTCGGTTAAAAATGTTCGGCCCTACGTCGAGAAATTGATCGAAACCAAGTCAAAAATAATGGGCTTTGGTCATCGGGTTTATAAAGTCAAAGATCCGCGCGCGACGATTTTGCAAGAACTCGCCGAACAACTGTTTGCAAAAACGGGATACGACGAATCTTATGATATTGCGGTGGAATTAGAGCGGGTTGTTGAAGAGAAGTTGGGGCATAAAGGCATTTACGCTAACGTCGATTTTTATTCGGGGTTGGTGTATCGTAAGTTGGGCATTCCAACCGATCTATTTACGCCGATTTTTGCGATCGCGCGCGTTGCCGGTTGGCTCGCCCACTGGCGCGAACAAATCCGCGAAAATCGTATTTTCCGCCCGACACAAATTTATGTAGGCGACCACAATCAATCATACCTTCCCATTGAGGAGCGTTAG
- a CDS encoding helix-turn-helix transcriptional regulator has protein sequence MSYPNFLSSLNRENLDKISQKRSVSEARAENEITEISQNSASLPFKENGAIHLSPREQIVAQLVACGLPNKCIAKHLKISHWTVATYLRRIFQKLGVNSRSAMVAKLLAADLLPGKS, from the coding sequence ATGAGTTACCCAAATTTTTTATCGAGTCTCAACCGTGAAAACTTAGATAAAATTTCGCAAAAACGCTCTGTTTCTGAAGCGCGAGCGGAGAACGAAATTACTGAAATCAGTCAAAATTCAGCCTCTTTGCCTTTCAAAGAAAACGGAGCCATTCATTTAAGCCCGCGCGAGCAAATTGTCGCTCAGTTAGTAGCTTGCGGTCTTCCGAATAAGTGCATCGCCAAACATTTGAAGATTAGTCATTGGACGGTTGCAACTTACCTGCGGAGAATTTTTCAGAAACTCGGCGTAAATTCGCGATCGGCGATGGTTGCGAAGTTACTCGCCGCCGATTTGCTGCCTGGGAAAAGCTAA